From the Halobacteriovorax sp. GB3 genome, the window CGGATATGTTTCCACTCTCAATACGCCTATTTTATAGCCTGAAAACTTCTCCTTGTAATGTTTATTGCAAGACAGAAGATAATTATCAACTGATCTTTTCTAAGGACGGACCAGTCTGGCCAGAAATTAAGCAATACCTCGATCAAGGTGTTGGCGAGTTGTACGTTCATGCCATGGACCGTTTAAAACTTGTCAATGAATCAACGTCAGTGCTTCTTAAGATTGTGAAGAATAAACGAGATGGTGCAAGTGCCGATGAAAAAATCGATGTCACTGAGCAGGGCTTTGAAGCTGTTGCTCAAGCTTTCTTTGGTGGAGATGAGTTTAATGAAGAGCTTCTTCAGCTTTCAAATGAATGTATGTCGATGATGCAAGATGTGGTGAAAGAGATCCCAGATCTTAAAAACTTGATTCTCCTTTTAGCTAAGAATAAATCGAGCTTTCTTTTTAGTCACTCTGTGATTGCAACTTTTGTTGCTGAACATATTGTTACTGAAATCTCTTGGGGCTCTGATGCTCATAGAGAAAAGCTTAAATTTGTCTTCTTCTTTCACGACATTTTCTTAGCTCCAATCTATGCCAAGTATCCTGATCTCACTTATGAAGATTCTCTCGTTCTAGATAAGAGACTTTCAGAAAAAGAAAAAGAACAAGTCCTCTCGCACGCTAAAGATGCAGCAGAAGCGCTATCGCGTTATCCTAAAATTCCTATGGGTGCCGATACAATTATTCGTCAACATCATGGAACGACAAATGGACTTGGATTTGCGATTCAATACAAAGACGATATCTCGCCACTTTCAAAAGTGATGATTATCTCAGAGGCCTTCACTGAATCAATTCTTCGTGCTCTCAAAGAAGAGGGGGTGAAACTTGATAAGAAAAAGGCAATTGAAGATCTCAAATTGCGTTTTAGAAAACATACATATATCAAGATCATTGAAACACTTGAGAACATTCCTGTTTAAAAAAGTGTTCTTTGAAGTGAATTGAGAGGCTCTTTAAAATTTCCAACATTATAAAGAGTCTTGATCTCACGAAAGATCTTAATGAGG encodes:
- a CDS encoding HD domain-containing protein, encoding MKKLLLISHNDIICSLYKTNLKVYVNCELDVSKGYQEALDKLEDGESYDLILCESSHGEHAAGALIYQYLVEHDVKSELILLGRNDDVPEDVDAIGDVTNIPDLIKMIAKKVNITAKDMIALDVPDMFPLSIRLFYSLKTSPCNVYCKTEDNYQLIFSKDGPVWPEIKQYLDQGVGELYVHAMDRLKLVNESTSVLLKIVKNKRDGASADEKIDVTEQGFEAVAQAFFGGDEFNEELLQLSNECMSMMQDVVKEIPDLKNLILLLAKNKSSFLFSHSVIATFVAEHIVTEISWGSDAHREKLKFVFFFHDIFLAPIYAKYPDLTYEDSLVLDKRLSEKEKEQVLSHAKDAAEALSRYPKIPMGADTIIRQHHGTTNGLGFAIQYKDDISPLSKVMIISEAFTESILRALKEEGVKLDKKKAIEDLKLRFRKHTYIKIIETLENIPV